The nucleotide sequence TGGCGGATATTTTGATGACATCACCATTGACATCTGCCACTTCTATTCTATCCCCGACTTTGATGGGTTGTTCGAAAAGGATGATTAGGCCACTGATAAAATTATTGGTGATATTTTGCAGGCCAAAACCGATGCCGACACCTAGGGCACCGGCAAGTATTCCCAGTGCGCTTAGGTCGATTCCTGAATTCTGGACGATGATGACAAAGCCCGAAATTAGTAGGGCATAGCGAATAATGGTCCCTACCGATTGTCGGGTTCCAATATTCATATTGTAACGGGTGAGCAATCTATTGACAGTGAATTTTCGGATCCATTCCGTCACGATAAGCAATAAAAAAATAGAAAAGGCAATCGCAATAATTTCACCTACGGTCAATTTGGATTCGCCGAGGGTGACGACTACGTATTCCAATAATTCATTAAACTTGTCCAAGAAGGCACTAAAACCGTCCTTCTTTACATCTTGTAAAAGTTCTTCCATGTTTTTTGGGCAATTGAGATTCAAAAACATTTGTATGGTACAAAATAATAATATTTATATTGGGAAACCAGTTGTGGGTTAAAGGAATTATTTTTGTGTTGAAAATTAGAACACTGATTTTGTTTACCATATTTGTGTGATCATAGAGCTAATTGAAGCATGAGCAAACAAAAAGAAGAGCTGGAGCACCGGCTGAAACTCCGAAATGTAATCCTTTCCGATTTTGAAAATATCAGAGATATCATGATCTCTATTTATAAGGAAAAGGAAATGACCTATACCAAGCAAGAGTTTAAGAATCAAATCAAGGCATTCCCAGAAGGTCAGATTTGTATTGAGGACAATGGGAAGGTGGTCGCTGTTGCATTGAGTTTGGTAGTAGAGTATTCCAAGTTTGGTGATAACCATACCTATGACGAAATCACCGGTTATGGGAAGTTTGATACCCATGATATGGAAAATGGGGATACCCTGTATGGTACAGATGTGTTTGTGGATAGGGAATATCGTGGGTTAAGATTGGGCAGGAGGTTATATGATGCCAGAAAGGAGCTCTGCGAAAACCTCAATTTACGATCTATCATTGCTGGCGGGAGGATTCCTGGCTATAA is from Echinicola marina and encodes:
- a CDS encoding mechanosensitive ion channel family protein, with the protein product MEELLQDVKKDGFSAFLDKFNELLEYVVVTLGESKLTVGEIIAIAFSIFLLLIVTEWIRKFTVNRLLTRYNMNIGTRQSVGTIIRYALLISGFVIIVQNSGIDLSALGILAGALGVGIGFGLQNITNNFISGLIILFEQPIKVGDRIEVADVNGDVIKISARSTMVVTNDNISIIVPNSQFIDSPVINWSHNDRNIRFNFPVGVSYKEDPQKVRSILMEVATNNEGVLNKPNPDVLFTDYGDNSINFNLRVWTSDYINRPNVLKSQLYYEIFRRFNEEGIEIPFPQRDLHLKSGFEKLEN